A stretch of DNA from Desulfosarcina ovata subsp. ovata:
CAATCCGTTCCGGCAACTGTCAAGGCTTAGTCAGATCCCCCGGCCGCTGGTCTTTCCAGGGCCTGGCCCGTTCATAGGCCCGGGACGCCTGCAGGACCCGGTCGTCCTGATGACGCGGCCCGACGATCTGCAGGCCTACGGGCAGCCCCGTGGGCGTCAGGCCGGCCGGCACCGTCGCGGCCGGATGGCCGGAAAGGTTAAAGGGATAGGTAAACGCCACCGCCCCCAGAAGCGGGATGGGGTGCCCGTCGATCTCAGCCGGTGGCGGCCCGCCGGCGTCAAAGGCCTCGGTGGGCATGGTCGGGGTAAGCAGCAGATCGAATGACTCGAACAGCGTTTCCAACCGGCGGTTCAGCTCCGCCCGCAGACGCTGCATGATGGTCAGTTCGGCCACGGTCAGATGCCGGGTGCGGTCAACCGCCGCCAGCAGGGTCCGTCCAATCGTCTCACGATCCTCCTCTGAAAGGTCGCCAAGCTGGGCGTAAATATCCGTGGCGATCAGGGTCGACCACGCCTCGCCCACATCCGGCAGGCTTCCGGCCCACCTCTCCACGGTATGCCCCATCCCTTTGAACGCATCCACGGCCTGCTCGACGTTGGCCATCACCTCACGCTGAACCCGGGCATAACCAAGATCGGGACTGAAGGCGATGCGCAGCCGCTTCGGCAGATCGTCGATGGTGGCCAGGTAGGACGCGGTGGGGTCCGGCAGGGCATACGGATCGGCCGGATGCACGCCGGCCGTGCAGTCCAGGTACAGGGCCGCATCCCGCACCGTGCGGGTCAGGGGACCGGCCACGGTCATGGCGCTGCCGCTGACCACCGGAGACGGCCCCAGTGGAATCCGTCCGAATGACGGTTTGATCCCGAAACACCCGCAGTAGGATGCGGGAATGCGAATCGAACCACCGGCATCGGACCCCGTACACAAAGGCACCAGACCGGCACTGATGGCCGCTGCAGCGCCGCCACTGGAACCGCCGGGCGTGCGCTGCCGATTCCAGGGATTACGGGTGACGCCGTAAAGCCGGTTCTTGGTAAAACCGGTAAAACCGAATTCCGGGACGTTGGTTTTGCCCACCACAATGGCGCCGGCCGCCTTGAGCCGGGCCACCTGAATGGAATCCGCCATGGTCAGGTTGTTTTTAAACGGGATCGATCCGTAGCTGGTCACCAGACCGGCAGCATCTTCGAGATCCTTGACTCCCAGGGGAAGCCCGGCCATGGGCCCGACGGGTTTTCCCGCCACGATCCGCTCGGTCATTGTGCGGGCTTCGTTCAGGGCCGCCTCGATGCCCAAAAGAGCGAAG
This window harbors:
- a CDS encoding amidase, giving the protein MNDFSWMAAWELAQHMAGKSISPLEVMQATVDRIERINPNLNAFALLGIEAALNEARTMTERIVAGKPVGPMAGLPLGVKDLEDAAGLVTSYGSIPFKNNLTMADSIQVARLKAAGAIVVGKTNVPEFGFTGFTKNRLYGVTRNPWNRQRTPGGSSGGAAAAISAGLVPLCTGSDAGGSIRIPASYCGCFGIKPSFGRIPLGPSPVVSGSAMTVAGPLTRTVRDAALYLDCTAGVHPADPYALPDPTASYLATIDDLPKRLRIAFSPDLGYARVQREVMANVEQAVDAFKGMGHTVERWAGSLPDVGEAWSTLIATDIYAQLGDLSEEDRETIGRTLLAAVDRTRHLTVAELTIMQRLRAELNRRLETLFESFDLLLTPTMPTEAFDAGGPPPAEIDGHPIPLLGAVAFTYPFNLSGHPAATVPAGLTPTGLPVGLQIVGPRHQDDRVLQASRAYERARPWKDQRPGDLTKP